In the genome of Coturnix japonica isolate 7356 chromosome 19, Coturnix japonica 2.1, whole genome shotgun sequence, one region contains:
- the MIS12 gene encoding protein MIS12 homolog — MSIRPMAYETQFFGFTPQTCMLRIYLAFQDYLFEMMVVVESVILKKLEALPDVRISRSEIRQSTEKFLHFMKARFDQLFEKMEEVLLHLVLSIPDNVLLPEDRVHQQYPYSQEEFQALQDEINQLQQQCRAEVAAGQALRAELEEQKVVQAELEKVVQWFDGLESVCREHGTGNFKESFVFLTQNCKKLQDVLRDVEEKSKKIKKHEQLL; from the coding sequence ATGTCGATCCGCCCCATGGCCTACGAGACTCAGTTCTTCGGGTTCACCCCCCAGACGTGCATGCTGCGCATCTACCTGGCGTTCCAGGATTACCTGTTCGagatgatggtggtggtggagaGCGTCATCCTGAAGAAGCTCGAGGCGCTGCCCGATGTCCGGATCAGCCGCTCCGAGATCCGTCAGAGCACGGAGAAGTTCCTGCACTTCATGAAGGCTCGTTTCGATCAGCTCTTTGAGAAGATGGAGGAGGTGCTGCTGCATCTGGTGCTCAGCATCCCCGACAACGTGCTGCTCCCCGAGGACAGGGTGCACCAGCAGTACCCCTACAGCCAGGAGGAGTTCCAAGCCCTGCAGGATGAGATcaaccagctgcagcagcaatgcagggcTGAGGTGGCCGCTGGGCAGGCGCTGCGTGcggagctggaggagcagaaggTCGTGCAGGCCGAGCTGGAGAAGGTTGTGCAGTGGTTTGATGGGCTGGAGAGCGTCTGCAGGGAGCACGGCACCGGGAACTTCAAAGAGAGCTTTGTGTTCCTGACACAGAACTGTAAGAAACTGCAGGACGTGCTGAGAGATGTtgaagagaagagcaaaaagatCAAGAAACACGAACAGTTACTGTAA
- the DERL2 gene encoding derlin-2 isoform X2, with the protein MAYQTFRQEYLQQLELITPFQLYFNPELIFKHFQVWRLITNYLFFGPVGFNFLFNMIFLYRYCRMLEEGSFRGRTADFVFMFLFGGLLMTIFGLFVNLVFLGQAFTIMLVYVWSRRNPYVRMNFFGLLIFQAPFLPWVLMGFSLLLGNSIIVDLLGIAVGHIYFFLEDVFPNQPGGGRLLRTPSVLKAIFDTPEDDPNYNPLPEERPGGFAWGEGQRLGG; encoded by the exons ATGGCGTACCAGACCTTCCGGCAGGAGTACCTGCAG CAATTAGAGCTCATCACGCCCTTCCAGCTGTATTTCAATCCCGAGTTGATATTTAAACACTTTCAA GTATGGCGGTTAATCACCAACTACTTGTTCTTTGGACCAGTtggctttaattttttatttaacatgaTCTTTTT ATACCGTTACTGCCGGATGCTTGAAGAAGGTTCTTTTCGAGGTCGGACGGCAGATTTTGTATTTATGTTCCTTTTTGGAGGACTCTTAATGACT ATCTTTGGCCTGTTTGTGAACTTGGTTTTCTTGGGTCAGGCGTTCACAATAATGCTTGTGTACGTATGGAGCCGCAGGAATCCCTACGTCCGTATGAACTTCTTTGGGCTTCTCATCTTCCAAGCTCCGTTTCTACCTTGGGTACTGATGGGCTTTTCGCTGCTTTTGGGGAACTCCATCATCGTGGATCTCCTAG GCATTGCAGTCGggcatatatattttttcttagagGACGTCTTTCCCAATCAGCCTGGTGGTGGAAGGCTGCTGAGAACACCATCTGTCCT gaaAGCAATATTTGATACACCAGAAGATGATCCCAATTACAATCCCTTACCAGAAGAACGGCCGGGGGGGTTTGCATGGGGAGAAGGTCAACGTCTTGGAGGCTAA
- the DERL2 gene encoding derlin-2 isoform X1, with product MAYQTFRQEYLQVPPVTRAYTTACVLTTAAVQLELITPFQLYFNPELIFKHFQVWRLITNYLFFGPVGFNFLFNMIFLYRYCRMLEEGSFRGRTADFVFMFLFGGLLMTIFGLFVNLVFLGQAFTIMLVYVWSRRNPYVRMNFFGLLIFQAPFLPWVLMGFSLLLGNSIIVDLLGIAVGHIYFFLEDVFPNQPGGGRLLRTPSVLKAIFDTPEDDPNYNPLPEERPGGFAWGEGQRLGG from the exons ATGGCGTACCAGACCTTCCGGCAGGAGTACCTGCAGGTGCCGCCGGTGACGCGGGCGTACACCACGGCCTGTGTGCTCACCACGGCCGCTGTG CAATTAGAGCTCATCACGCCCTTCCAGCTGTATTTCAATCCCGAGTTGATATTTAAACACTTTCAA GTATGGCGGTTAATCACCAACTACTTGTTCTTTGGACCAGTtggctttaattttttatttaacatgaTCTTTTT ATACCGTTACTGCCGGATGCTTGAAGAAGGTTCTTTTCGAGGTCGGACGGCAGATTTTGTATTTATGTTCCTTTTTGGAGGACTCTTAATGACT ATCTTTGGCCTGTTTGTGAACTTGGTTTTCTTGGGTCAGGCGTTCACAATAATGCTTGTGTACGTATGGAGCCGCAGGAATCCCTACGTCCGTATGAACTTCTTTGGGCTTCTCATCTTCCAAGCTCCGTTTCTACCTTGGGTACTGATGGGCTTTTCGCTGCTTTTGGGGAACTCCATCATCGTGGATCTCCTAG GCATTGCAGTCGggcatatatattttttcttagagGACGTCTTTCCCAATCAGCCTGGTGGTGGAAGGCTGCTGAGAACACCATCTGTCCT gaaAGCAATATTTGATACACCAGAAGATGATCCCAATTACAATCCCTTACCAGAAGAACGGCCGGGGGGGTTTGCATGGGGAGAAGGTCAACGTCTTGGAGGCTAA
- the DHX33 gene encoding ATP-dependent RNA helicase DHX33 has protein sequence MLPGSPAAPRRLPQPPAASQRRDLPIFQARGPLLSQLRGLECAVLIGETGSGKTTQIPQYLYEAGIGRQGIIAVTQPRRVAAISLATRVSDEKRTELGKLVGYTVRFDDLTSDETRIKFLTDGMLLREAIGDPILRKYSVVILDEAHERTIHTDVLFGVVKAAQKKRKELGKLPLKVIVMSATMDVDQFSQYFNGAPVLYLEGRQHPIQVFYTKQPQSDYLQAALVSVFQIHQEAPSSQDILVFLTGQEEIEAMTKTCRDIAKHLPDGCPQMTVMPLYASLPYSQQLRVFQAAPKGCRKVILSTNIAETSITISGIKYVVDTGMVKAKKYNPEIGLEVLAVQRVSKAQAWQRTGRAGREDSGVCYRLYTEDEFEKFDKMTIPEIQRCNLASVLLQLLALRIPNILTFDFMSKPSPDAIQAAIEQLDLLGAVEQKEDQLVLTPLGRKMAAFPLEPKFSKTILLSPKFHCTEEILTIVSLLSVDSVLYNPPARRDEVQSVRKKFISSEGDHLTLLNVYRAFKNVSGNKEWCKENFVNGRNMMLVSDVRAQLRDICVKLSLPMESSRSDTSNIRRCLAHSLFMNAAELQPDGTYSTVSSHQPVAIHPSSVLFHCKPCCVVYNGLLHTNKCYMRDLCVVDADWLYDAAPDYFRRKLRAAKN, from the exons ATGCTGCCCGGCtcccccgccgctccccgccggcTCCCGCAGCCCCCAGCCGCCTCTCAGCGCCGCGATCTGCCCATCTTCCAGGCTCGGGGGCCGCTGCTCAGCCAGCTGCGGGGCCTGGAGTGCGCCGTGCTCATCG GAGAAACAGGCTCAGGAAAGACCACTCAGATCCCTCAGTACCTCTACGAAGCAGGAATCGGCCGCCAGGGCATCATTGCTGTGACACAGCCTCGCAGAGTAGCAGCCATATCCTTAGCGACCAGAGTGTCAGATGAAAAGAGGACGGAGCTGGGGAAACTG GTTGGCTACACCGTGCGCTTCGATGACCTGACGTCTGATGAAACTAGGATCAAGTTTTTGACGGATGGCATGTTGCTTCGTGAAGCCATTGGGGATCCCATCCTGCGGAAATACAGCGTTGTCATCCTGGATGAAGCCCATGAGAGGACGATCCATACTGATGTGCTCTTTGGAGTGGTGAAAGCTGcccaaaagaaaaggaaagagttgGGCAAACTGCCCCTAAAG GTGATTGTCATGTCAGCTACGATGGACGTCGATCAGTTCTCCCAGTACTTCAATGGAGCTCCTGTTCTCTATTTAGAAGGCAGGCAACATCCCATTCAGGTCTTCTACACCAAACAGCCTCAGAGCGATTACCTCCAAGCAGCACTGGTGTCAGTCTTCCAGATCCACCAG GAAGCTCCCTCTTCTCAGGACATCCTCGTGTTTCTAACGGGTCAGGAAGAGATTGAAGCAATGACCAAAACCTGTCGAGACATTGCCAAGCATCTCCCTGATGGCTGCCCGCAGATGACGGTGATGCCTCTTTATGCTTCTCTGCCCTACTCTCAACAACTCCGAGTCTTTCAGGCTGCCCCCAAG GGCTGCCGCAAAGTGATCCTCTCCACCAACATCGCAGAAACCTCCATCACCATTTCGGGTATAAAGTATGTTGTGGACACAGGCATGGTCAAAGCAAAGAAGTACAATCCTG AAATTGGTCTGGAAGTGTTGGCAGTCCAGCGAGTGTCAAAGGCCCAGGCCTGGCAACGGACGGGGAGAGCAGGGCGAGAGGACAGCGGGGTCTGCTACCGGCTGTACACGGAGGATGAGTTTGAGAAGTTTGACAAAATGACGATACCTGAGATACAGAG GTGTAACTTGGCCAGTGTGCTGCTTCAGCTCTTGGCCCTGAGGATTCCCAACATACTCACCTTTGACTTCATGTCCAAACCATCTCCTG ATGCTATTCAAGCAGCCATTGAGCAGCTGGacctgctgggggctgtggagCAAAAGGAAGATCAGCTTGTCCTGACTCCCCTGGGAAGGAAGATGGCGGCCTTCCCACTGGAACCAAAGTTCTCTAAA aCCATCCTCCTGTCCCCAAAGTTCCATTGCACAGAAGAGATTCTGACCATTGTATCGCTGCTCTCAGTGGACAGTGTCCTTTACAACCCCCCAGCCCGGCGGGATGAAGTGCAATCTGTCAGGAAGAAATTTATCTCCAGTGAGGGGGATCACCTCACCCTGCTCAATGTGTACAGAGCCTTCAAAAACGTCAGTGGCAACAAG gaatggTGCAAGGAGAACTTTGTCAACGGCAGGAACATGATGCTCGTGTCAGACGTGAGAGCTCAGCTCAGGGACATTTGTGTAAAG TTATCGCTGCCCATGGAGTCGTCCCGCTCCGACACCTCCAACATCCGCCGCTGTTTGGCTCACAGCCTCTTCATGAACGCGGCCGAGCTGCAGCCGGACGGCACCTACAGCACCGTCAGCTCCCACCAGCCCGTGGCCATCCACCCCTCGTCCGTGCTGTTCCACTGCAAACCCTGCTGCGTGGTTTACAACGGGCTGCTGCACACCAACAAGTGCTACATGCGGGACCTGTGCGTGGTGGACGCGGACTGGTTGTATGATGCAGCACCTGACTATTTCCGCAGGAAACTCAGAGCAGCCAAGAACtga
- the C1QBP gene encoding complement component 1 Q subcomponent-binding protein, mitochondrial — MLLARALRSAASFRPALSPLRSLWSVPQPLPARSLWQRSDVVVGWRAALLRPRRGTAGGVSCGCGGLHTEGDKAFAQFLTDEIQEERKIQKHKALPKVSGGWELEVHGTEARLVRKVAGEKITVTFNINNSIPPAVDEDAPEEQKHEEQEEPDITSTPNFVVEVIKDDTKQTLVLDCHYPEDEVGHEGEEESDIFTIREVSFQPTGESDWKDTNYTLNTDSLDWALYDHLMDFLADRGVDNTFADELIELSTALEHQEYIKFLEDLKSFVKCQ, encoded by the exons ATGCTGCTCGCTCGAGCCCTTCGTTCCGCCGCCTCGTTCCGCCCCGCTCTGTCCCCGCTCCGCTCGCTCTGGTCCGTCCCGCAGCCGCTCCCGGCTCGTTCCCTGTGGCAGCGGAGCGATGTTGTTGTTGGCTGGAGGGCGGCGCTGCTCAGACCGCGCCGGGGAACTGCGGGCGGCGTGTCCTGCGGCTGCGGCGGGCTGCACACGGAGG GGGACAAAGCGTTCGCTCAGTTCCTGACGGATGAGATCCAGGAGGAGCGGAAGATCCAGAAGCACAAAGCGCTGCCCAAAGTGTCGGGCGGGTGGGAGCTGGAGGTGCACGGCACCGAGGCGAGGCTGGTGCGCAAAGTCGCCGGGGAAAA GATCACGGTTACCTTCAACATCAACAACAGCATCCCGCCCGCTGTGGATGAGGACGCGCCGGAGGAGCAGAAACAcgaggagcaggaggag CCCGATATCACATCGACTCCAAACTTTGTTGTGGAAGTCATTAAGGATGATACAAAGCAGACCCTCGTGCTTGACTGCCATTACCCCGAGGATGAG GTTGGCCAcgagggagaggaagaaagtgaCATCTTCACCATTAGGGAGGTCAGCTTCCAGCCCACCGGGGAATCAGATTGGAAGGACACCAACTACACCCTCAATACGGATTCCCTCGACTGG GCTCTGTATGATCACTTAATGGATTTCCTGGCTGACCGAGGAGTGGATAACACGTTTGCTGATGAGTTAATTGAGCTCAGCACTGCGCTGGAGCATCAGGAGTACATTAAATTCCTTGAAGACCTTAAAAGCTTTGTTAAATGTCAgtag
- the RPAIN gene encoding RPA-interacting protein, with protein sequence MEAPCRHRALYKGTNVPPWKETYRRRCLERLRSSRERLLTRYRQAGPGPGALLVPEVMEGEWRNMRGNGERQQMPEDPDELAVLDEIEQELILQEQLVIEEYERSLRFDEECLNAILDGLDASNRIICPVCRKNHLTVRSHSVFCQCGLDVPAQDMTEEKLRSLLENTITEHSHRCLHNPEFTFTNGMEEEASLLMTCPVCDFWMILL encoded by the exons ATGGAGGCGCCGTGCAGACACCGCGCGTTGTACAAGGGAACGAACGTGCCGCCATGGAAGGAAACGTACCGGAGG CGCTGCCTGGAGcggctgaggagcagcagggagcgGCTGCTGACACGGTACCGACAggccgggcccggccccggGGCGCTGCTGGTACCGGAGGTGATGGAGGGAGAGTGGAGGAACATGAGAGGGAACGGGGAGCGGCAGCAG ATGCCGGAGGACCCGGACGAGCTGGCGGTGCTGGATGAGATCGAGCAGGAGCTGATCCTGCAAG AACAATTGGTTATAGAAGAGTACGAGCGAAGTCTGCGGTTTGATGAAGAATGCCTCAATGCAATCCTCGATGGCTTGGATGCCAGCAACAGAATCATCTGCCCAGTGTGCAGAAA GAACCATCTGACTGTGAGGAGCCACTCAGTTTTCTGCCAGTGTGGGTTGGATGTCCCTGCCCAG GATATGACAGAAGAGAAGCTTCGGTCACTCCTAGAGAACACTATAACAGAGCACAGTCACAGGTGCCTTCACAATCCAGAGTTCACATTTACCaatgggatggaggaggaggccAGTCTGCTCATGACCTGTCCA GTCTGTGACTTCTGGATGATTCTCCTCTAA